A stretch of the Microcella sp. genome encodes the following:
- the sigJ gene encoding RNA polymerase sigma factor SigJ, whose product MTADAVAVFESARPRLTGLAYRLLGSWAEAEDVVQDAWPRWSAVAGADISNPDAYLTTMVTRLSLTALDSARVRREHYVGPWLPEPVDTRADPALGAERAEALDLATLLLLERLSGPERAALVLREAFAYDYPSLAEVLGTSEAAARQLVSRGRRALEGQRRRAVDPEQRDRVLAAFVAAAQGGDLAALEAVLVGDAVAISDGGGVVSAARRPVHGAEQVARFVLGVLEKFGQGVRSIPVQANGATAFLAVADVPAGVEPIALWALDIGDEGVCGVLIVRAPDKLARFAAAALSQIDGLPGRL is encoded by the coding sequence ATGACGGCAGACGCAGTCGCGGTGTTCGAGTCGGCCCGACCTCGGCTGACCGGGCTGGCCTATCGGCTGCTCGGCTCGTGGGCAGAGGCAGAAGATGTCGTGCAAGACGCGTGGCCTCGCTGGAGCGCCGTCGCGGGCGCCGATATCTCCAACCCTGACGCGTACCTGACGACCATGGTCACGCGGCTGTCGCTCACCGCGCTCGACTCGGCGCGCGTGCGTCGCGAGCACTACGTCGGCCCCTGGCTGCCCGAGCCCGTCGATACGCGCGCCGACCCCGCCCTCGGCGCTGAGCGTGCCGAGGCGCTCGACCTCGCCACGCTGCTGCTGCTCGAACGGTTGAGCGGGCCGGAGCGCGCAGCGCTCGTGCTGCGCGAGGCCTTCGCCTACGACTACCCGAGCCTCGCTGAGGTGCTCGGCACGAGCGAGGCCGCTGCGCGCCAATTGGTCTCGCGCGGGCGCCGAGCCCTTGAGGGCCAGCGGCGTCGGGCCGTCGACCCTGAGCAACGCGACCGCGTTCTCGCCGCCTTCGTCGCCGCCGCGCAGGGCGGCGATCTGGCCGCGCTCGAAGCGGTGCTCGTCGGTGACGCGGTCGCGATCAGCGACGGCGGCGGTGTCGTGAGCGCCGCCCGCCGACCGGTGCACGGGGCCGAGCAGGTCGCGCGCTTCGTGCTCGGGGTGCTCGAGAAGTTCGGGCAAGGTGTGCGCAGCATCCCGGTGCAGGCGAACGGCGCGACCGCGTTTCTGGCCGTCGCCGACGTTCCGGCTGGCGTTGAGCCCATCGCGCTTTGGGCTCTCGACATCGGCGATGAGGGGGTGTGCGGGGTGCTCATCGTGCGGGCTCCCGACAAGCTCGCGCGCTTCGCCGCCGCGGCTCTGTCACAGATCGACGGCCTGCCCGGTCGACTCTGA
- a CDS encoding SDR family oxidoreductase translates to MTLLITGGTGTLGRPTVDALRAAGVEPRILSRRPGSAHAIADLQSGVGLPEALAGVETVLHLATNRRSDARATQRLLQAARAAGVQHLVYLSIVGVDAVPLGYYRAKLACEHLVAESGVPFTILRATQFHDFVGGFFSAQRRLPRLITLDVPFQPISTAAVAERLVSLVTAAPVHGRVDDLGGPEVLPMAELARQWVRARGASTEAAERRVVEWHLPGALAAAYRAGLHTTGQPGPGIRFADWAATRDGQ, encoded by the coding sequence ATGACCCTGCTCATCACCGGCGGCACCGGAACCCTCGGCCGCCCCACCGTCGACGCACTGCGCGCGGCGGGCGTCGAACCGCGCATCCTGAGCCGTCGCCCCGGCTCCGCCCACGCCATTGCCGATCTGCAGTCGGGGGTCGGCCTGCCCGAGGCGCTCGCCGGCGTCGAGACTGTGCTGCACCTCGCCACGAACCGACGGTCGGATGCTCGCGCGACTCAGCGCCTGCTGCAGGCCGCTCGTGCCGCAGGCGTGCAGCACCTCGTGTACCTGTCGATCGTCGGCGTCGATGCCGTGCCGCTCGGCTACTACCGTGCGAAGCTCGCCTGCGAGCACCTAGTGGCCGAGTCGGGCGTGCCGTTCACGATTCTGCGGGCGACGCAGTTTCACGACTTCGTGGGTGGCTTCTTCTCCGCGCAGCGACGCCTGCCGCGGCTCATCACGCTCGACGTGCCCTTCCAGCCGATCAGCACCGCGGCGGTTGCCGAGCGGCTCGTGTCGCTCGTCACCGCGGCGCCGGTCCACGGTCGCGTCGACGACCTCGGCGGCCCCGAGGTGCTGCCCATGGCCGAGCTCGCGCGGCAGTGGGTGCGGGCGCGCGGCGCCTCGACCGAGGCCGCCGAGCGCCGGGTCGTCGAGTGGCACTTGCCCGGCGCGCTCGCCGCCGCCTACCGCGCGGGGCTGCACACGACCGGGCAACCCGGGCCGGGCATCCGCTTCGCCGATTGGGCTGCGACGCGCGACGGGCAGTAG